A stretch of Nitrospirota bacterium DNA encodes these proteins:
- the aroF gene encoding 3-deoxy-7-phosphoheptulonate synthase, translating to MDIIVLKQSASQDSIDNLVKKVESKGLTVNISKGTERTVIGVIGDTSKFSDDEVNAIRSMHGVEDVMRIVKPYKLASRDFKKENTVIDVRGIKIGGNKIPVIAGPCAIEGRDILISIAQLVKQAGASFIRGGAYKPRTSPYTFQGMGEEGLEILAEAREKTGMPIVTELMDPRDLPTMLKYTDIIQIGTRNMQNFRLLLEVGSCDKPVLLKRGLSATIKEWLMAAEYIMSRGNHKVILCERGIRTFETTTRNTLDLSCVPVLKQLTHLPVIVDPSHAVGRWDLVPPMSLAAVAAGTDGLIIEVHTNPEEAFSDGEQSLKPEVFSTMMQQLKPIAAAVGREI from the coding sequence ATGGATATAATAGTATTAAAACAGAGTGCTTCACAGGATTCCATAGACAACTTAGTTAAGAAAGTTGAAAGTAAGGGGCTGACAGTGAACATCTCAAAAGGTACCGAGCGAACAGTGATAGGAGTCATAGGGGATACGTCGAAATTTTCCGACGATGAGGTTAACGCTATCCGCTCTATGCACGGAGTTGAGGATGTTATGCGCATCGTTAAACCCTATAAGCTTGCCAGCCGTGACTTTAAGAAAGAAAACACAGTAATAGACGTGCGAGGGATAAAAATCGGCGGGAATAAAATACCGGTAATTGCCGGGCCTTGTGCCATAGAAGGCCGTGATATATTAATTTCGATAGCGCAACTGGTAAAGCAGGCCGGAGCCTCCTTTATAAGAGGGGGAGCATATAAGCCGCGCACATCACCATATACATTTCAGGGGATGGGTGAGGAGGGGCTTGAAATCTTAGCCGAGGCACGGGAAAAAACAGGTATGCCCATTGTGACAGAGCTAATGGATCCCAGGGACCTGCCCACTATGCTAAAGTACACAGATATAATACAAATAGGAACCAGGAATATGCAGAATTTCCGCCTCCTTCTTGAGGTTGGTTCTTGCGATAAACCTGTATTACTTAAACGCGGACTGAGTGCCACCATTAAGGAATGGCTGATGGCTGCCGAGTACATAATGTCACGCGGTAACCATAAAGTGATACTGTGTGAAAGAGGCATCAGAACGTTTGAGACTACTACAAGAAACACGCTGGATTTAAGTTGTGTTCCGGTGCTTAAGCAGTTAACCCATCTGCCGGTTATAGTGGATCCCTCACATGCTGTTGGACGCTGGGATCTTGTGCCTCCAATGTCTTTGGCTGCTGTAGCAGCTGGAACAGACGGACTTATTATAGAGGTTCATACAAATCCTGAGGAGGCATTCTCTGATGGTGAGCAATCACTAAAACCGGAGGTATTTAGTACCATGA
- a CDS encoding histidinol-phosphate transaminase, whose translation MGIFRVLIKAPKHITDINPYVPGKPIEELERELGIKGSIKLASNENPLGPSPLAIAEAQRVIATVNRYPDGGSYRLISALSLHLNVRHEEIIIGHGSNELLDIAARTFMQPGDEAVMGHPSFVVYHNSTQKVNGVPVAVALTADKRHDLKSMAAKITKKTKILFIANPNNPTGTIVTREEFDGFMEQVRDDILVVVDEAYFEYVADSFYADSIKHFKSGKAILILRTFSKIYGLAGLRIGYGIANPEIINEMNKVREPFNTNSLAQAAAIAALTDTQHVTGSVAINEAGKAFLYSELSKMNVDFTKTQTNFIYIDVKKDANGIYKKMLQKGMIVRPMGENALRVTVGLPEENESFIRIFKEVI comes from the coding sequence ATGGGGATCTTTAGGGTTTTGATTAAAGCACCGAAACATATAACAGATATTAATCCCTACGTGCCGGGAAAGCCCATTGAGGAGCTGGAAAGGGAACTGGGAATCAAAGGCTCCATAAAACTGGCTTCAAACGAAAACCCCCTTGGGCCCTCACCCCTTGCAATAGCAGAGGCACAGAGAGTTATTGCCACTGTAAACCGCTATCCGGACGGTGGTAGTTACCGCTTGATTTCTGCCCTGTCTCTTCACTTAAATGTCCGCCACGAGGAGATAATAATTGGACATGGCTCAAACGAACTACTGGATATAGCGGCGCGAACCTTTATGCAGCCAGGCGATGAGGCCGTAATGGGGCATCCGTCCTTTGTCGTGTATCATAATTCCACTCAGAAGGTTAACGGCGTGCCGGTTGCTGTTGCTCTCACTGCCGACAAACGCCATGATCTTAAGTCAATGGCCGCTAAAATCACAAAAAAAACAAAAATTTTATTTATAGCTAACCCCAATAACCCTACCGGCACTATTGTAACAAGAGAGGAGTTTGATGGCTTTATGGAACAAGTCAGAGACGACATCCTTGTGGTGGTTGATGAGGCCTATTTTGAGTACGTAGCGGACAGTTTTTATGCTGACAGCATAAAGCATTTTAAGAGCGGCAAGGCCATTTTAATACTGAGGACTTTCTCAAAGATATATGGGCTGGCGGGACTCAGAATCGGCTACGGCATAGCAAATCCAGAGATAATAAACGAGATGAACAAAGTCAGAGAGCCCTTTAATACCAACTCACTCGCACAGGCTGCAGCCATTGCAGCCCTTACCGATACTCAACACGTTACCGGCTCAGTTGCCATAAATGAGGCAGGGAAAGCGTTTCTTTATAGTGAACTATCTAAAATGAATGTGGATTTCACTAAGACTCAAACCAACTTTATATATATAGATGTAAAAAAAGATGCGAACGGGATATATAAAAAAATGCTGCAAAAAGGTATGATAGTACGCCCTATGGGTGAAAACGCACTAAGGGTAACTGTGGGATTACCAGAGGAAAATGAATCTTTCATTAGAATTTTCAAGGAGGTTATATAA
- the pheA gene encoding prephenate dehydratase, whose protein sequence is MDNNLLTPLREKIDVIDERILELLNDRARIALEIAEIKKNHKLEFYNPQREREIIERLVKTNKGIFPNDTLKIIFKEVFCATLSLEKPLTVAYFGPQATYTHMATMRYFSSSCSYLPTGSIREVFEHVATGTAVFGVVPIENSNEGAINYTLDMFIDYDLSVYAEILLSVHHHLLSKCCERSEIKKIYSFPLVTAQCRKWLEENMLGIPIFDATSTAQAADTASREECAAAISSDLAAKIYNLNFIERNIENIKGNVTRFLVISKDSQERSGHDKSLIMFSAKDQPGSLYDILTPFKKQNINLTMIESRPSKRKAWEYIFFAEFEGHIEDKKVKKALIAVKKKSTFLKILGSYPQVDTIEK, encoded by the coding sequence ATGGATAACAATTTATTAACACCTTTAAGAGAGAAAATAGATGTAATTGACGAAAGGATTTTGGAGCTTCTAAATGACAGAGCCAGGATAGCGCTTGAAATTGCTGAAATAAAGAAAAACCATAAACTTGAATTCTATAATCCCCAAAGGGAAAGAGAGATTATTGAGCGTCTTGTAAAGACAAACAAGGGAATTTTCCCAAACGACACACTAAAGATAATATTCAAAGAGGTATTCTGCGCAACTCTTTCTCTGGAAAAGCCGCTAACTGTCGCATATTTCGGGCCACAGGCAACCTACACACATATGGCCACGATGAGATACTTCAGCTCCTCGTGCTCGTACCTGCCCACGGGCAGCATAAGAGAGGTATTTGAACACGTAGCCACAGGAACGGCCGTCTTTGGTGTCGTGCCAATAGAAAATTCCAATGAGGGCGCTATAAATTACACTCTTGACATGTTTATTGATTATGACCTCAGTGTCTATGCTGAGATTCTTTTGTCCGTTCACCACCACCTGCTCTCTAAGTGCTGTGAACGGTCTGAGATAAAGAAAATTTACTCATTTCCTCTGGTGACAGCACAGTGCAGAAAGTGGCTTGAGGAAAATATGTTAGGAATTCCGATTTTCGATGCCACAAGTACAGCACAGGCTGCCGATACTGCCTCAAGGGAGGAATGTGCTGCCGCAATTAGCAGTGATCTTGCCGCTAAAATCTATAATTTAAACTTTATCGAAAGAAATATCGAAAATATTAAAGGCAATGTGACAAGGTTTCTTGTGATTTCAAAAGATTCACAGGAGCGTTCCGGCCACGACAAGTCACTTATCATGTTTTCCGCTAAGGACCAGCCGGGCTCCCTCTACGATATTCTTACCCCGTTTAAAAAACAAAACATAAATCTCACTATGATAGAATCCAGGCCATCTAAAAGGAAGGCGTGGGAGTACATATTTTTTGCTGAATTTGAGGGACATATTGAGGATAAGAAAGTCAAAAAAGCACTCATTGCCGTTAAAAAGAAAAGCACTTTTTTAAAGATTTTAGGGTCGTATCCCCAGGTGGATACGATTGAAAAATAG